The Motilibacter rhizosphaerae sequence CGGGCCGCCAGCAGCTCTACGCCGACCTCCTCCACCGCCTCGACTCCGCACCAGCATCATGATCACTTGACACGGATCACCCGCATAATGCCGATGTGCGGATGACTGAAGTTGCGCCCGCGGCGGGGGGTCCTGCCGATTTCGTGATCGGGCTTCTAGGTGGTTGCGGCGACGGCGTTGCTCCGCGGCGGCTGTTGCCCGCTCGGCCACCACTGGGCGGTGTGTTCGGCGAGGACGACGGGGCTTGGATCGCGGTAGGTGTGGGACGACAGGTGCGGCGTCAGAGGCCACGGGCTCCTGCAGCTCGGGCGGCGTCGGGGAGAGGGCGACCCGCCTTCACACAAGGACTCGCAGCAGCGGCTATGCAGGATCGAGCGCGAGCCGGGGTGCACCGAGGAGAGCGGCCTGGTCACCAAGCTGCCCGAGCACGACAGTCATCGCGCGCTGCGTCCCGGTAGGCAGGGCCGACTCGAGCGACTGCACCATGCCGTCGATCACGGGTGCTGCAGCCGGGCCGAGCGTGCCGTCCACGACGATGATCGAGGGGTTGAGCATCACGCAGACGGGGGCGAGGTAGCGGCCAACCAGTCGTCCGAGGGCGCCGAGCACGTCGCGTACCTCCGGGTCCCCCTGGGCCGCGAGGGCCAGCACGTCATACACGCTCGCGCGCGGCGCGAGCCGCGCCCGGTGGGGCTCGAGCAGGTGGTCGGCTGTCGCGATCTTGCCCAGGCACCCGCGCCGGCCGCAGGCGCAGGCCGGTCCGGCTGAATCGATCCGCAGGTGCGAGAGCTCGCCCGCCAGGCCCCGTGCGCCGCGCACGAGCCGACCGTCGACGACCAGCCCCGCGGCGAGGCCGGTGACGAGCTTGAGGTGGATGAGGTCGTCGTGCCCGCGACCCGCACCGAAGGCGTGCTCGCCCAGGGCGGCGACGTTCCCGTCGTTGTCGACGGTGGCCGGCACCCCGAGGGCGTCCTCGAGCCGCGCGGCCACGTCGCTGAACAGCCACCCGAGCCGCGGCGGCACCGGCCCGCCGGCAGCGAGCCGGCCGGGCTCGAGCGGGGCGATGCCCACCCCCTGCTCGTACGCGAGGGGCAGCGCGACGACGACGTGGTCGAACGCGCGCCCGCCGACCGCGGCCGAGGCCGCACCGAGCAGGCGCGCGCAGTCAGCCGCGATGTCGGCGCAGTCCAGCAGCCGGAAGGGAGCGTCGACGCGGGCGAGCACCGAGCCGCCGGCGCTGATGAGCGCTGCTCGGGCGAGGCCGCCGGCGTGGTGGGTGACTTCGACCACGCCGATCGTGCGGTCCTGCGGCCGCAGGCTCAGGACGGACGCCGGCCGCCCCCGCCGGCCCGCAGCGCCGGTCGTGGCCGACTGCTCGTCGCCCACGATCCCGGCGGCGACGAGCCGGGAGACCGCGCCCGACACCGTGCTGAGCGGGAGCCGGGTACGGCGCGCCAGCTCTGCCCGCGTCGACCCCGGGTGCCTGCGCAGGACCTCCACCACCGCGCGGTCCGCCCCGCGCAGCACGTCGCTCTCCCGCCGCACCGCCACCAGCGCACCCTAGGCACTTCTCGCCGATTCCGTGAGAAGTACGCCGAATTGTAACGTTCCAAGCATTGAGGCGGCCGCACGTGGCGCCTAGCGTCTCCGGCACGGCGCCGCTACCAGAGCGCCCCTCCAGCGGAGGGGGCGTCGGACCAGCCGAACCCGCTCGAGGAGAGCCCATGCACGAGTCCACGACGGCCGACCAGCCCCTGACCCGCCGGCAGATCCTGCTCGGCGGCGCCGCAGCCGGCGCCGCCCTCGGCTCCGGCCTGCTCGGCACCGGCAGCGCCTCGGCGGCCGGCACGGCGGCCGGTGCCCAGGCCTCGGTCGACCTGACGCAGGCGTCGTCGCCGTTCCCGCACGTGTGGGAGCGGGTGGTCAGCGGTGACTGGGCGAAGCAGGTCCTGCGCCGGGACTACCAGGACCAGCTGTTCGAGTGCCACGACGAGCTCGGCTTCGTCTCCCTGCGCTTCCACGGCATCCTCAACACCTCGATGAGCACGTACTTCCCGACGGTCAACGGCCGGCCGCGCACCGCGGCGCTCTCCGGCGACGACTACTCCTTCTTCAACGCGGACCAGGTCTACGACGCCCTCGTGGACCACGGGATGCACCCGTACGTCGAGCTGAGCAGCATGCCCGCCGCGCTGCAGTCCGCCCCTCCGCCGTTCTCCGCCCTGCTCTACGACTTCAACCAGATGGAGCCCAAGGACTTCGCCCTGTGGGGCAAGGTCATCAGGGACTTCGTCCGGCACCTGGTGGACCGCTACGGCATCCGCGAGGTGCGCACCTGGCCGTTCGAGGTGTGGAACGAGCCGAACCTCTTCTCCTT is a genomic window containing:
- a CDS encoding ROK family transcriptional regulator gives rise to the protein MAVRRESDVLRGADRAVVEVLRRHPGSTRAELARRTRLPLSTVSGAVSRLVAAGIVGDEQSATTGAAGRRGRPASVLSLRPQDRTIGVVEVTHHAGGLARAALISAGGSVLARVDAPFRLLDCADIAADCARLLGAASAAVGGRAFDHVVVALPLAYEQGVGIAPLEPGRLAAGGPVPPRLGWLFSDVAARLEDALGVPATVDNDGNVAALGEHAFGAGRGHDDLIHLKLVTGLAAGLVVDGRLVRGARGLAGELSHLRIDSAGPACACGRRGCLGKIATADHLLEPHRARLAPRASVYDVLALAAQGDPEVRDVLGALGRLVGRYLAPVCVMLNPSIIVVDGTLGPAAAPVIDGMVQSLESALPTGTQRAMTVVLGQLGDQAALLGAPRLALDPA